In Candidatus Chlorohelix allophototropha, one DNA window encodes the following:
- a CDS encoding MFS transporter, with protein MNLSVSKPTNSKRKRPPSLWSNWQIASLLIAIAVSFLAQGFVSPIRTLYARDEGASGVAVGFMAAAFLFSGFVFLFPFGWLSDRVHRPNLIIAGLIGHSLITLGFMFTTSAEMFILLRFVEGITAAAVSSPARALLADLTPPGRNGEAFGLFSAVITFGMFAGPPIGTLLAEITGFQAVYLLSFIIFIPSILLVLFSYRGYRQRSTSELDTPVVSIPAEVTGTEKLLTFPIVIGCLVKGAIGLGPGVAIAIWSLFTADLGFSLTAIGWTYSVYSVPIILVAPWAGRFSDRVGRLLLMFSASILLSFVWVSYGIITSFLIIMVVGVLEGSIDAVARAANDGYLADHSPHHARGKAQGLYNAVQQFGTLAGSLIGGFLYENTARGMPFVIIGLLQFGLLTLAFLLYLLFRPNKKTGVVRSPTPAVGSVDTLEV; from the coding sequence TTGAATCTCTCGGTATCTAAACCCACTAATAGTAAGCGGAAAAGACCCCCAAGCCTTTGGAGCAATTGGCAAATCGCCAGTTTGTTGATTGCGATAGCCGTTTCGTTTTTGGCGCAGGGCTTTGTATCGCCGATACGCACTCTCTATGCGCGGGATGAAGGCGCAAGCGGCGTGGCAGTCGGTTTTATGGCAGCTGCTTTCTTGTTTTCAGGCTTTGTGTTTCTTTTCCCGTTCGGTTGGTTGAGTGACAGGGTACATCGCCCTAACCTGATTATCGCCGGATTGATCGGGCATTCGCTGATTACGCTGGGCTTTATGTTCACCACTTCCGCCGAAATGTTCATTCTGCTGCGTTTTGTGGAAGGGATAACGGCGGCGGCGGTTTCCTCACCTGCTCGCGCTTTGCTGGCAGACCTTACGCCTCCGGGCAGGAACGGCGAGGCTTTCGGGCTGTTCAGCGCGGTTATTACCTTTGGTATGTTTGCAGGTCCTCCCATTGGGACGTTGCTGGCAGAGATAACCGGATTTCAGGCGGTTTATCTGCTTTCTTTCATTATATTTATTCCCTCAATTTTGCTGGTGCTGTTTTCCTATCGCGGTTATCGCCAGAGAAGCACAAGTGAACTGGACACTCCGGTAGTCAGTATTCCGGCAGAGGTGACAGGCACAGAAAAACTCTTGACCTTCCCGATAGTTATCGGCTGTCTGGTAAAGGGCGCGATTGGGCTTGGTCCCGGGGTTGCGATTGCCATCTGGAGTTTGTTTACTGCCGATTTGGGCTTCTCGCTTACCGCTATCGGCTGGACTTATTCGGTCTATTCGGTTCCGATTATTTTGGTAGCGCCTTGGGCGGGGCGTTTTTCGGATAGAGTGGGGCGTTTGCTGCTGATGTTCAGCGCGTCAATTCTACTCTCATTCGTATGGGTGAGCTACGGAATAATTACCTCTTTCCTTATTATAATGGTAGTGGGCGTGTTGGAGGGTTCGATTGATGCGGTGGCGCGCGCCGCGAATGATGGCTACTTGGCAGACCACAGCCCACATCACGCCCGCGGTAAGGCTCAAGGGCTTTATAATGCGGTGCAGCAATTCGGGACTCTCGCCGGGTCGCTCATCGGCGGGTTTCTCTACGAAAATACGGCGCGGGGGATGCCCTTTGTTATTATTGGGCTTTTGCAGTTTGGCTTGCTGACGCTGGCGTTTTTGCTTTATCTTCTTTTTCGCCCGAATAAAAAAACCGGAGTGGTGAGGTCACCTACTCCGGCTGTGGGTAGTGTAGATACTTTAGAGGTTTAA